The following proteins are co-located in the Xyrauchen texanus isolate HMW12.3.18 chromosome 41, RBS_HiC_50CHRs, whole genome shotgun sequence genome:
- the nup58 gene encoding nucleoporin p58/p45 isoform X1, with protein MSSFNFGTSTLGAANTGGGFSFGAATGTPAAGTGGFTLGGFGTAASTPATTNTTSSLGFGSSLFAQKPTTGFGFNAPASGAAASSTGLTLGSLTTSVAPNASTGFSLGFGKPAASAAPFSLTTTTAAPAGSGLTLGSILTSTAPQTSSTGFSLNLGGAATTSSTPASGFSFGSGLFSNTASTGLGQSTLGGGLNLGGLVSTSVATAPAPSLGLGGVDFSTSSEKSNDKLSNTRPEDSKALKDENLPGLICQDVDSFQKFVKEQRQVQEEISRMSSKAIVKVQEDINTLRQLLSVCASGLQRNSLSIDKLKIETSQELKNADIALLTQKTPPGLQHENTAPSDYFRALVGQYEVQLQQYRQQIEELENHLTTQSSGSLITPQDLSQAMQKLYQTFVALAAQLQGVHENVKTLKHQYLNYRRAFLEDSTDVFESKRAANKKWQSSSHITTGPAPFGSIPNAAAVAMAATLTQQQQLAPGPQAPLGASFGTSFSSGIGTNMGSSSLGAFGSGPGFGGVATGGLSFGFSSSKPSGGSLSAGFGTSNNSGFNFSNPGINASAGLTFGVSNTQTPGFGTGGPLLQLKKPPAGNKRGKR; from the exons ATGTCCAGCTTCAACTTCGGCACAAGCACCCTCGGGGCTGCCAACACCGGCGGGGGGTTCTCATTTGGAGCTGCGACCGG CACACCTGCTGCAGGCACAGGTGGATTCACGCTTGGAGGTTTTGGTACAGCTGCCTCCACACCGGCTACCACTAATACCACCTCATCACTAGGATTTGGGTCCAGTTTATTTGCACAGAAACCAACAACTGGATTTGGCTTTAACGCACCTGCCTCTG GGGCTGCTGCATCATCTACTGGCCTTACATTAG GGAGTCTTACCACCTCTGTGGCTCCCAATGCTTCCACTGGGTTCAGCCTGGGCTTTGGAAAGCCAGCTGCCTCAGCTGCACCTTTTTCTTTGACAACCACAACCGCTGCACCTGCAGGCTCAGGTCTGACTCTAGGATCCATCCTCACGTCCACAGCTCCCCAGACCAGCTCCACTGGCTTCTCCCTCAACTTGGGAGGAGCAGCCACAACTTCCTCCACCCCTGCCTCTGGTTTTTCCTTTGGTTCTGGTCTCTTCTCCAACACCGCCTCAACAG gtttgggACAGTCCACTTTAGGTGGAGGTTTGAATCTGGGCGGTTTGGTCTCTACCTCTGTTGCCACTGCCCCTGCACCCAGTCTTGGCCTGGGTGGAGTCGACTTTAGTACTTCCTCTGAAAAGAGTAATGACAAATTATCCAACACCAGACCTGA GGATAGCAAAGCTCTCAAAGATGAAAACTTACCAGGTCTAATATGTCAAGATGTGGACAGCTTTCA gAAGTTTGTCAAGGAACAGAGGCAAGTGCAAGAGGAGATCAGCCGGATGTCCTCTAAAGCCATTGTCAAAGTGCAGGAGGACATCAACACCCTCAGACagcttctgtctgtctgtgccaGTGGACTGCAGAGAAATTCACTCTCAATAGACAAACTGAAGATAGAAACTTCTCAG GAATTGAAGAATGCAGATATTGCTCTCCTCACCCAGAAAACCCCTCCTGGACTTCAACATGAAAATACAGCACCTTCTGA TTATTTCCGAGCTCTGGTAGGGCAGTATGAAGTGCAGTTACAGCAGTACCGTCAGCAGATCGAAGAACTGGAGAATCATCTGACCACCCAGAGCAGTGGCTCCCTCATCACCCCTCAAG ATTTGTCCCAGGCCATGCAGAAACTCTACCAGACATTTGTGGCTCTTGCTGCACAGTTGCAGGGAGTTCATGAGAATGTTAAG ACCCTAAAACATCAGTACCTGAACTACAGGCGAGCCTTCCTGGAGGACTCCACTGATGTGTTTGAGTCCAAGCGTGCTGCTAATAAGAAGTGGCAGAGCTCTTCACACATCACCACAGGCCCTGCCCCCTTTGGCAGCATTCCCAATGCAGCAGCCGTTGCCATGGCTGCCACTCTCactcagcagcagcagctggCTCCAG GACCACAGGCGCCCCTGGGGGCCAGTTTTGGCACCTCATTTTCATCTGGTATTGGCACCAACATGGGCTCATCCAGCCTTGGAG CATTTGGTAGTGGCCCTGGGTTTGGGGGCGTGGCAACAGGAGGTTTGTCATTCGGGTTTTCCTCTAGCAAGCCATCTGGAGGGAGCCTGAGCGCAG GGTTTGGAACTTCCAACAACTCGGGCTTTAATTTCAGTAACCCAGGTATCAACGCATCGGCTGGGCTGACTTTTGGCGTCTCCAACACACAGACTCCTGGTTTTGGGACAGGTGGGCCACTGCTACAGCTTAAAAAGCCTCCAGCGGGCAACAAGAGGGGCAAGAGATAA
- the nup58 gene encoding nucleoporin p58/p45 isoform X2, with protein sequence MSSFNFGTSTLGAANTGGGFSFGAATGTPAAGTGGFTLGGFGTAASTPATTNTTSSLGFGSSLFAQKPTTGFGFNAPASGAAASSTGLTLGSLTTSVAPNASTGFSLGFGKPAASAAPFSLTTTTAAPAGSGLTLGSILTSTAPQTSSTGFSLNLGGAATTSSTPASGFSFGSGLFSNTASTGLGQSTLGGGLNLGGLVSTSVATAPAPSLGLGGVDFSTSSEKSNDKLSNTRPEDSKALKDENLPGLICQDVDSFQKFVKEQRQVQEEISRMSSKAIVKVQEDINTLRQLLSVCASGLQRNSLSIDKLKIETSQELKNADIALLTQKTPPGLQHENTAPSDYFRALVGQYEVQLQQYRQQIEELENHLTTQSSGSLITPQDLSQAMQKLYQTFVALAAQLQGVHENVKTLKHQYLNYRRAFLEDSTDVFESKRAANKKWQSSSHITTGPAPFGSIPNAAAVAMAATLTQQQQLAPGPQAPLGASFGTSFSSGIGTNMGSSSLGGFGTSNNSGFNFSNPGINASAGLTFGVSNTQTPGFGTGGPLLQLKKPPAGNKRGKR encoded by the exons ATGTCCAGCTTCAACTTCGGCACAAGCACCCTCGGGGCTGCCAACACCGGCGGGGGGTTCTCATTTGGAGCTGCGACCGG CACACCTGCTGCAGGCACAGGTGGATTCACGCTTGGAGGTTTTGGTACAGCTGCCTCCACACCGGCTACCACTAATACCACCTCATCACTAGGATTTGGGTCCAGTTTATTTGCACAGAAACCAACAACTGGATTTGGCTTTAACGCACCTGCCTCTG GGGCTGCTGCATCATCTACTGGCCTTACATTAG GGAGTCTTACCACCTCTGTGGCTCCCAATGCTTCCACTGGGTTCAGCCTGGGCTTTGGAAAGCCAGCTGCCTCAGCTGCACCTTTTTCTTTGACAACCACAACCGCTGCACCTGCAGGCTCAGGTCTGACTCTAGGATCCATCCTCACGTCCACAGCTCCCCAGACCAGCTCCACTGGCTTCTCCCTCAACTTGGGAGGAGCAGCCACAACTTCCTCCACCCCTGCCTCTGGTTTTTCCTTTGGTTCTGGTCTCTTCTCCAACACCGCCTCAACAG gtttgggACAGTCCACTTTAGGTGGAGGTTTGAATCTGGGCGGTTTGGTCTCTACCTCTGTTGCCACTGCCCCTGCACCCAGTCTTGGCCTGGGTGGAGTCGACTTTAGTACTTCCTCTGAAAAGAGTAATGACAAATTATCCAACACCAGACCTGA GGATAGCAAAGCTCTCAAAGATGAAAACTTACCAGGTCTAATATGTCAAGATGTGGACAGCTTTCA gAAGTTTGTCAAGGAACAGAGGCAAGTGCAAGAGGAGATCAGCCGGATGTCCTCTAAAGCCATTGTCAAAGTGCAGGAGGACATCAACACCCTCAGACagcttctgtctgtctgtgccaGTGGACTGCAGAGAAATTCACTCTCAATAGACAAACTGAAGATAGAAACTTCTCAG GAATTGAAGAATGCAGATATTGCTCTCCTCACCCAGAAAACCCCTCCTGGACTTCAACATGAAAATACAGCACCTTCTGA TTATTTCCGAGCTCTGGTAGGGCAGTATGAAGTGCAGTTACAGCAGTACCGTCAGCAGATCGAAGAACTGGAGAATCATCTGACCACCCAGAGCAGTGGCTCCCTCATCACCCCTCAAG ATTTGTCCCAGGCCATGCAGAAACTCTACCAGACATTTGTGGCTCTTGCTGCACAGTTGCAGGGAGTTCATGAGAATGTTAAG ACCCTAAAACATCAGTACCTGAACTACAGGCGAGCCTTCCTGGAGGACTCCACTGATGTGTTTGAGTCCAAGCGTGCTGCTAATAAGAAGTGGCAGAGCTCTTCACACATCACCACAGGCCCTGCCCCCTTTGGCAGCATTCCCAATGCAGCAGCCGTTGCCATGGCTGCCACTCTCactcagcagcagcagctggCTCCAG GACCACAGGCGCCCCTGGGGGCCAGTTTTGGCACCTCATTTTCATCTGGTATTGGCACCAACATGGGCTCATCCAGCCTTGGAG GGTTTGGAACTTCCAACAACTCGGGCTTTAATTTCAGTAACCCAGGTATCAACGCATCGGCTGGGCTGACTTTTGGCGTCTCCAACACACAGACTCCTGGTTTTGGGACAGGTGGGCCACTGCTACAGCTTAAAAAGCCTCCAGCGGGCAACAAGAGGGGCAAGAGATAA
- the zdhhc20b gene encoding palmitoyltransferase ZDHHC20-B isoform X1, with protein sequence MAPTHVLRCCQRGLAWIPVIFIALVVCWSYYAYVVELCLFTISSTGEKIIYLVVFHLSFIMFVWSYWKTIFTRPANPSKEFCLPKAEKEQYETEQRPETQQEILKRVASSLPVYTRTGAGVARYCDRCQVIKPDRCHHCSACDMCVLKMDHHCPWVNNCVGFSNYKFFILFLTYSLVYCLFIAASVLQYFIKFWTLCRRKSAENCPKTDLPESHAKFHVLFLFFVAAMFCISILSLFTYHLWLVGKNRSTIEAFRAPIFRNGPDKNGFSLGFSKNIAQVFGDQKKYWLLPVFTSQGDGLSFPTRLVTIDPEQPTECLQHDVSDKGAVDGSAEQCRPFSESQNHLLGNDYHSEGDHKKIEIVMLDESEAISFESKS encoded by the exons ATGGCGCCTACACATGTACTGAGGTGCTGTCAGAGAGGTCTTGCGTGGATACCGGTGATATTTATTGCCTTAGTGGTGTGCTGGTCTTATTATGCGTACGTGGTGGAGCTGTGTCTAT TTACTATTTCCAGCACTGGTGAAAAAA TCATCTACCTAGTTGTCTTTCACCTGTCGTTCATCATGTTTGTGTGGTCTTACTGGAAAACCATTTTTACTAGACCAGCCAACCCTTCCAAAGAG ttttgCCTACCCAAAGCGGAGAAGGAGCAGTATGAGACCGAACAGCGGCCAGAGACTCAGCAGGAGATCCTGAAGAGAGTGGCCAGCAGTCTGCCCGTCTATACCCGCACTGGGGCTGGAG TTGCTCGTTACTGTGACCGCTGCCAAGTGATCAAACCAGACAGATGTCATCATTGTTCTGCATGTGACAT GTGTGTACTGAAGATGGATCACCACTGTCCATG gGTAAATAATTGTGTGGGATTCTCCAACTACAAGTTCTTCATCCTGTTCCTGACTTACTCGCTTGTTTACTGCTTATTCATTGCAGCCTCTGTCCTACAATACTTCATAAAGTTCTGGACA CTTTGCCGGAGGAAATCGGCAGAGAATTGTCCAAAG ACTGACCTGCCAGAGTCTCACGCCAAATTCCATGTCTTGTTTCTCTTTTTTGTGGCGGCCATGTTCTGCATCAGCATCCTTTCACTCTTCACTTACCACTTGTGGCTTGTGGGAAAAAACAGGTCCACCATAG AAGCGTTCAGAGCTCCAATCTTTAGAAACGGCCCTGATAAAAATGGATTCTCCCTGGGCTTCAGCAAGAATATTGCTCAAGTGTTTGGGGACCAGAAAAAGTACTGGCTACTTCCTGTCTTTACCAG TCAGGGAGACGGCCTCTCTTTTCCTACACGGTTGGTCACTATTGATCCAGAGCAGCCCACTGAATGTCTCCAGCATGATGTTTCGGATAAAGG AGCTGTAGATGGATCTGCTGAGCAATGTAGGCCTTTTAGTGAATCACAAAACCATCTGCTTGGCAACGATTACCACAGTGAAGGAGATCACAAAAAGATAGAAATCGTAATGTTAG ATGAGAGTGAAGCCATCTCCTTTGAGAGCAAATCATAG
- the zdhhc20b gene encoding palmitoyltransferase ZDHHC20-B isoform X2 produces MAPTHVLRCCQRGLAWIPVIFIALVVCWSYYAYVVELCLFTISSTGEKIIYLVVFHLSFIMFVWSYWKTIFTRPANPSKEFCLPKAEKEQYETEQRPETQQEILKRVASSLPVYTRTGAGVARYCDRCQVIKPDRCHHCSACDMCVLKMDHHCPWVNNCVGFSNYKFFILFLTYSLVYCLFIAASVLQYFIKFWTTDLPESHAKFHVLFLFFVAAMFCISILSLFTYHLWLVGKNRSTIEAFRAPIFRNGPDKNGFSLGFSKNIAQVFGDQKKYWLLPVFTSQGDGLSFPTRLVTIDPEQPTECLQHDVSDKGAVDGSAEQCRPFSESQNHLLGNDYHSEGDHKKIEIVMLDESEAISFESKS; encoded by the exons ATGGCGCCTACACATGTACTGAGGTGCTGTCAGAGAGGTCTTGCGTGGATACCGGTGATATTTATTGCCTTAGTGGTGTGCTGGTCTTATTATGCGTACGTGGTGGAGCTGTGTCTAT TTACTATTTCCAGCACTGGTGAAAAAA TCATCTACCTAGTTGTCTTTCACCTGTCGTTCATCATGTTTGTGTGGTCTTACTGGAAAACCATTTTTACTAGACCAGCCAACCCTTCCAAAGAG ttttgCCTACCCAAAGCGGAGAAGGAGCAGTATGAGACCGAACAGCGGCCAGAGACTCAGCAGGAGATCCTGAAGAGAGTGGCCAGCAGTCTGCCCGTCTATACCCGCACTGGGGCTGGAG TTGCTCGTTACTGTGACCGCTGCCAAGTGATCAAACCAGACAGATGTCATCATTGTTCTGCATGTGACAT GTGTGTACTGAAGATGGATCACCACTGTCCATG gGTAAATAATTGTGTGGGATTCTCCAACTACAAGTTCTTCATCCTGTTCCTGACTTACTCGCTTGTTTACTGCTTATTCATTGCAGCCTCTGTCCTACAATACTTCATAAAGTTCTGGACA ACTGACCTGCCAGAGTCTCACGCCAAATTCCATGTCTTGTTTCTCTTTTTTGTGGCGGCCATGTTCTGCATCAGCATCCTTTCACTCTTCACTTACCACTTGTGGCTTGTGGGAAAAAACAGGTCCACCATAG AAGCGTTCAGAGCTCCAATCTTTAGAAACGGCCCTGATAAAAATGGATTCTCCCTGGGCTTCAGCAAGAATATTGCTCAAGTGTTTGGGGACCAGAAAAAGTACTGGCTACTTCCTGTCTTTACCAG TCAGGGAGACGGCCTCTCTTTTCCTACACGGTTGGTCACTATTGATCCAGAGCAGCCCACTGAATGTCTCCAGCATGATGTTTCGGATAAAGG AGCTGTAGATGGATCTGCTGAGCAATGTAGGCCTTTTAGTGAATCACAAAACCATCTGCTTGGCAACGATTACCACAGTGAAGGAGATCACAAAAAGATAGAAATCGTAATGTTAG ATGAGAGTGAAGCCATCTCCTTTGAGAGCAAATCATAG